The proteins below are encoded in one region of Oryzias melastigma strain HK-1 linkage group LG9, ASM292280v2, whole genome shotgun sequence:
- the creb3l3l gene encoding cAMP responsive element binding protein 3-like 3 like, with protein sequence MSVPEELPDMDEADLLGLLFQNGENGPTEDFFYDDNGLFESWLSEPDMLSGMDTEDFLSSLLDKEEKTNAFCPSQSPLGSDSGISDDSSTGAGNNNLTGCLSPHGSDSDIVPSPTYSQPSPLHFESTLVCEEQQTENLEALTVRADHSYSLLQSGDIDMDMDVLQSVRAEKPDTDVFIDLDNLVSDTMEENIISELPCTLAIEDSMEDSTEANAADEFQFKEIVLTEEEKRLLAKEGLTIPSHMPLTKAEERTLKRVRRKIRNKQSAQESRKKKKVYVDGLENRVAICTAHNLELQKKVQMLQKQNMSLIEQLKKLQTIVKMSTLKASTTSTCVMVFLLSFCLIIFPSVNPFGGNSEQKELYTPSSIISRNLRSLPPDSPGPTPYLEDKEIVFVPQTVENASPSQKNYTPDFQKVEQPDSETGVNSNSSSDFPAPGQGAEMPPAGIGALQEGSIDAGVPYEVPGSKEPWIDRSHPPVILQQHRSDEM encoded by the exons atgtCAGTCCCCGAAGAGCTCCCAGACATGGATGAAGCAGATCTGTTAGGTCTGCTGTTCCAGAATGGAGAGAATGGGCCCACTGAAGACTTCTTTTATGATGATAATGGGCTATTTGAGTCCTGGCTGTCAGAACCAGAT ATGCTGTCAGGAATGGATACCGAAGACTTTCTGTCCAGCTTGTtggacaaagaagaaaaaaccaacGCCTTCTGCCCCTCCCAGTCTCCTCTGGGGAGTGATAGTGGCATTTCTGATGACAGCAGCACAGGTGCTGGGAATAACAATCTCACTGGGTGTTTAAGTCCACACGGCAGTGACAGCGACATCGTGCCCAGTCCCACCTACTCTCAGCCCAGCCCGCTGCACTTTGAGTCCACGCTGGTCTGTGAGGAGCAGCAGACGGAGAACCTGGAGGCCCTAACGGTCCGAGCAGATCACAGCTACTCTCTGCTTCAGAGTGGAGACATAGACATGGACATGGACGTGTTGCAGAGCGTGAGGGCGGAGAAGCCAGACACAGATGTCTTCATTGATCTAG acaATTTGGTGAGTGACACAATGGAGGAGAACATCATCAGTGAGCTGCCCTGTACTTTGGCTATAGAGGATTCAATGGAGGACTCCACCGAGGCCAACGCAGCGGACGAG TTCCAGTTTAAAGAGATTGTTCTCACTGAGGAGGAGAAACGGCTTTTGGCAAAAGAAGGACTCACCATTCCCTCACACATGCCTCTGACAAAG GCAGAAGAGAGGACTCTCAAGCGGGTCAGGAGGAAGATTCGCAACAAGCAGTCTGCTCAGGAAAGccgaaagaaaaagaaggtgTATGTAGACGGACTGGAAAATAG GGTGGCCATCTGCACGGCACACAACCTGGAACTACAGAAGAAGGTCCAGATGCTTCAGAAACAGAACAT GTCTTTGATAGAGCAACTGAAGAAACTCCAGACTATTGTAAAGATGTCAACACTGAAAGCCAGCACAACCAGCACTTGTGTTATG GTGTTCTTGCTCTCCTTCTGCCTCATCATCTTTCCGTCAGTCAATCCGTTTGGTGGAAACTCTGAACAGAAAGAACTCTACACACCTTCTTCTA tcatttctCGGAACTTGCGCTCCCTTCCACCGGACAGCCCGGGTCCCACACCTTACCTCGAGGACAAGGAGATCGTCTTTGTGCCCCAAACCGTGGAGAACGCCAGTCCTAGCCAGAAGAATTACACTCCCGACTTCCAGAAGGTGGAGCAGCCCGACTCGGAGACTGGCGTCAACAGCAACTCGTCGTCAGACTTCCCCGCTCCGGGCCAAGGAGCAGAGATGCCGCCTGCCGGCATCGGCGCCTTGCAGGAAGGATCCATCGATGCTGGCGTGCCATACGAAGTCCCCGGATCCAAAGAACCGTGGATCGACCGGAGCCACCCCCCTGTCATTCTGCAGCAGCACCGCTCTGATGAGATGTAG